In Coleofasciculus chthonoplastes PCC 7420, the following proteins share a genomic window:
- a CDS encoding type ISP restriction/modification enzyme, translating into MPSISFESYLKSIQKNRQKGSERSHYPALKTLLDDPANGIDAVIEEKGNKAGIPDFTVKRRDLLVGYVEAKDVGSDLNSIEKTEQLQRYLESFPNLVLTNYLEFRWYVNGKRRLKQVLADINDSRDAPWRVSTEKIAALLDQFLNYTGEIISNPEDLAQQMARLTKAIRLATLTALSQEGNKGELHQLKQGFSEVLLPQLTDPDFADMYAQTISYGLFAARVGHAQNPGSEGFTRRTAGTYIPATNPFLKRLFNTIVETDAVSQIDWAIDDLVQLLAQVDMSSILENFGQRTRQDDPVVHFYETFLAAYNKALRKSRGVYYTPEPVVSFIVRSVDAILKERFNLPLGLADNTKDPKTQKPRVQILDPATGTGTFLYEVIKQIYRNLEDIGMANQWDSYVEENLLNRLFGFELLMAPYAIAHLKLGLALQELGYQFKGKQRLGIYLTNTLDEALKKSEILFGQFVAQEANEASTVKQDTPVMVVLGNPPYSYESLNTGKWISGLVRDYYKVDNKDLREKNPKGLQDDYVKFIRFAQWRIETTGYGILAFITNHGYLKNSTFRGMRQNLMQTFDEIYILDLHGSSKPPEINPDGSKDENVFDIQPGVAIGFFVKKINLNNAKIADVYHADLWGVCEVIAKDNDKQKISGGKYYWLSINSIETVNWEAINPRSPEYRFVPMKVDSEAEYESEWKINEVMPVNSVGLYSARDDFAIHWEKNNVEKTLKDFINLEEESARKKYSLGNDSRDWKISLAQKDVWSSKLDVSRIHQISYRPFDTRFTYYTGTSRGLICMPRPEVMSHLLAGDNVAMCFIRNSREQVVSNFLVAQGLVDKTILSSADNAYVAPLYIYPDTQNNQGNLFVEKSPNLSSDFITEIREKLGYIPTPEAIFYYIYAIFHSPTYRQRYAEFLKIDFPRVPLTSNDKLFKDLGTKGQELVDLHLMKSKKLNNLITKIGGDGDNAVTEVTYKPKEQRVYINKTRYFEGIAPDVWEFKIGGYQVLSKWLKDRKKAKRTLSFDELLHYQKVVVALKETMQLMEEIDKLIPSFPLE; encoded by the coding sequence ATGCCCTCTATCTCCTTTGAGTCTTATCTGAAATCCATTCAAAAAAACCGACAAAAAGGAAGTGAACGCAGCCATTACCCCGCCTTAAAAACCTTACTGGATGATCCGGCTAATGGAATTGATGCCGTAATTGAAGAAAAAGGCAACAAAGCCGGGATTCCCGATTTTACGGTAAAGCGGCGAGACTTGCTGGTGGGTTATGTGGAAGCTAAAGATGTGGGGTCAGATCTCAATTCGATTGAAAAAACAGAGCAATTGCAGCGTTATCTAGAATCGTTCCCAAATCTGGTGTTAACTAATTATCTAGAGTTTCGCTGGTATGTCAATGGAAAGCGGCGACTGAAGCAGGTATTAGCAGATATTAACGACAGTAGAGACGCGCCATGGCGCGTCTCTACGGAAAAGATTGCCGCCCTGTTGGATCAGTTTCTCAACTATACTGGGGAGATTATCAGCAATCCTGAAGACTTAGCTCAACAGATGGCAAGGTTAACCAAGGCAATTCGCTTAGCAACTTTAACCGCTTTGAGCCAGGAGGGAAATAAGGGAGAATTACATCAATTAAAGCAGGGATTTAGCGAAGTATTACTCCCCCAATTAACCGATCCTGACTTTGCTGATATGTATGCTCAGACCATATCTTATGGGTTATTTGCGGCACGAGTGGGTCATGCCCAAAATCCAGGGAGTGAGGGGTTTACCCGTCGCACGGCTGGCACCTATATTCCGGCAACGAATCCATTTTTAAAGCGGTTATTTAATACGATTGTGGAAACGGATGCTGTGAGTCAGATTGATTGGGCAATTGATGATTTAGTTCAATTGCTGGCTCAGGTGGATATGAGTAGTATTCTCGAAAACTTTGGGCAACGCACTCGCCAAGATGATCCAGTTGTACATTTTTATGAGACATTTCTGGCGGCGTATAATAAAGCCTTGCGAAAGAGTCGGGGGGTTTATTATACACCGGAACCTGTGGTGTCGTTTATTGTGCGTTCCGTTGATGCGATTCTCAAAGAACGGTTTAATTTGCCGTTAGGTTTAGCGGATAATACCAAAGATCCGAAAACCCAGAAGCCGAGAGTGCAAATTCTTGATCCAGCAACGGGTACGGGGACGTTTTTGTATGAGGTAATTAAACAGATTTATCGCAATCTGGAAGACATTGGCATGGCGAACCAGTGGGATAGCTATGTGGAAGAAAATTTGCTGAATCGCTTGTTTGGCTTTGAGTTATTGATGGCACCTTATGCGATTGCTCACCTTAAGCTAGGGCTAGCACTGCAAGAATTGGGGTATCAATTTAAGGGGAAACAGCGATTAGGGATTTATTTGACAAATACACTGGATGAGGCACTGAAAAAATCAGAGATTTTGTTTGGTCAGTTTGTGGCACAGGAAGCCAATGAAGCCTCGACAGTGAAGCAAGATACACCTGTAATGGTGGTGTTAGGTAATCCTCCTTACTCTTATGAATCATTAAACACAGGAAAATGGATAAGTGGTCTAGTGCGAGACTACTATAAGGTTGACAACAAAGATTTAAGAGAAAAAAATCCAAAAGGTTTACAAGATGATTATGTAAAATTTATACGCTTTGCTCAATGGCGAATTGAAACAACAGGTTACGGTATATTAGCCTTCATCACTAATCATGGATACTTAAAGAATTCTACTTTTCGGGGAATGCGTCAAAATTTAATGCAGACCTTTGACGAAATTTATATTCTTGATTTACACGGAAGCTCTAAACCTCCTGAGATTAATCCTGACGGTTCAAAAGATGAAAACGTTTTTGATATTCAACCAGGCGTGGCAATTGGATTTTTTGTAAAAAAAATAAATCTTAATAACGCTAAAATAGCAGATGTATATCATGCAGATTTATGGGGTGTTTGTGAAGTTATTGCAAAAGATAATGACAAACAAAAAATATCTGGCGGCAAATACTATTGGCTGTCAATTAATAGTATAGAAACTGTGAACTGGGAAGCGATTAACCCACGTTCACCAGAATACCGCTTTGTACCCATGAAGGTTGATTCAGAGGCAGAGTATGAAAGCGAGTGGAAAATCAATGAAGTAATGCCTGTAAACTCTGTAGGTTTGTACTCGGCAAGAGATGATTTCGCAATACATTGGGAAAAAAACAACGTCGAAAAAACATTAAAAGATTTTATTAATTTAGAAGAAGAATCAGCAAGAAAAAAATATAGCTTGGGAAATGACTCTCGTGATTGGAAAATAAGTCTAGCCCAAAAAGATGTGTGGTCATCTAAACTAGATGTATCAAGAATACATCAAATCTCCTATCGTCCCTTCGATACTCGATTCACATACTATACTGGTACTTCTCGTGGCTTAATCTGTATGCCTCGCCCAGAGGTTATGAGCCACTTACTGGCTGGTGATAATGTTGCTATGTGTTTCATACGTAATAGTCGTGAGCAAGTAGTTTCTAATTTTTTAGTAGCTCAGGGATTAGTAGACAAAACAATTTTATCCTCTGCAGATAATGCTTATGTTGCTCCTTTATATATTTATCCTGATACTCAAAACAATCAAGGTAATTTATTTGTTGAAAAATCTCCTAATCTCTCTTCAGATTTCATTACCGAAATTCGAGAGAAACTTGGTTACATCCCCACCCCAGAAGCCATCTTTTACTATATCTACGCCATCTTCCACAGCCCCACCTATCGCCAACGCTACGCCGAATTCCTCAAAATTGACTTTCCCCGTGTCCCCTTAACCAGCAACGATAAACTCTTCAAAGACTTAGGGACAAAAGGTCAAGAATTAGTCGATCTGCACCTAATGAAATCTAAGAAACTCAACAACCTAATTACCAAAATAGGCGGCGATGGTGACAATGCTGTTACCGAAGTCACCTACAAACCCAAAGAACAACGTGTTTACATCAACAAAACCCGCTATTTTGAAGGTATTGCTCCCGATGTGTGGGAGTTTAAGATTGGGGGTTATCAAGTCTTAAGCAAATGGCTGAAAGACCGCAAAAAAGCCAAACGTACCTTGTCCTTTGATGAACTGTTGCACTATCAAAAAGTCGTGGTTGCTCTCAAAGAAACCATGCAACTCATGGAAGAGATTGATAAATTAATTCCCAGTTTTCCACTTGAGTAG
- the recG gene encoding ATP-dependent DNA helicase RecG, whose protein sequence is MSTEFPDWTRLQKALAVEAENGFTDLQGNQYRFSEFLCLSLGKTPNGLLPVERRKWQSIAAEFERYHHQTVEARQHLVVDTRQFLYKLQQELQRREREKTHPPQTSMVKSPQTTPLVAETSKVNVNFTLDSPLSELPDIGRRRSDYLGRLGVYTVRDMLYYYPRDHIDYARQVNVKDLVAGETVTVVGTVKRCNCFTSPRNKKLSIFELLIKDSTGQLKLNRFFAGNRFSHRGWQEQQKRRYPAGAIVAASGLVKKNKYGITLDTPEIEVLDHLGGSIDSLKIGRVMPVYPLTEGVPADWVRQAVMAALPAVNQLQEPLPKGMRQQYDLMGVSDAIANLHFPTDTDTLSRARRRLVFDEFFYLQLGFLQRRKMQQQVQSSAILAPTGKLIDRFYQLLPFELTSAQKRVVNDILNDLQQPTPMNRLVQGDVGSGKTVVAVIAILAAIQSGYQAALMAPTEVLAEQHYRKLVSWFNLLHLPVELLTGSVKVKKRREIHSQLETGELPLLVGTHALIQDPVNFQRLGLVVIDEQHRFGVEQRAQLQQKGQSPHVLTLTATPIPRTLALTLHGDLDVSQIDELPPGRQNIHTSVLTGKERQNAYDLMRREIAQGRQVYIVLPLIEESEKLDVRSAVEEHQRLSESIFPQFQVGLLHGRMSSAEKDEALNAFRDNQTQIIVSTTVIEVGVDVPNATVMMIENAERFGLSQLHQLRGRVGRGSHQSYCLLMSGSKTDTARQRLGVLEQSQDGFFISEMDMRFRGPGEVLGRRQSGLADFALASLVEDQEVLNLARDAAEKIVLEDKALENLPLVKAELDYRYSKLMGGAILT, encoded by the coding sequence GTGAGTACAGAATTTCCAGATTGGACACGATTGCAAAAAGCGCTAGCGGTGGAAGCCGAAAATGGCTTTACTGATTTACAGGGAAATCAGTATCGTTTTAGTGAGTTTCTTTGCCTCAGTTTGGGCAAGACACCCAACGGACTTCTCCCGGTGGAACGGCGCAAATGGCAGTCAATTGCGGCTGAGTTTGAACGTTATCATCATCAGACGGTAGAAGCGCGTCAACATCTGGTGGTAGATACGCGACAGTTTCTCTACAAGCTGCAACAGGAACTTCAACGCCGGGAACGGGAAAAGACTCATCCGCCTCAAACATCGATGGTTAAATCTCCCCAGACTACGCCTCTGGTGGCGGAAACATCTAAGGTAAACGTCAATTTTACCCTGGACTCACCGTTGTCCGAGTTACCCGATATTGGTCGTCGCCGCAGTGATTATTTAGGGCGTTTGGGAGTATATACGGTGCGAGATATGCTCTACTATTATCCGAGGGATCATATTGATTATGCCCGTCAGGTGAATGTTAAGGATTTAGTCGCCGGGGAGACGGTAACGGTAGTGGGTACGGTGAAGCGTTGTAACTGTTTTACCAGTCCTCGGAATAAGAAGTTATCGATTTTTGAGTTATTAATTAAAGATAGTACGGGTCAACTAAAACTGAATCGCTTTTTTGCCGGGAATCGTTTCAGTCATCGGGGGTGGCAAGAACAACAAAAACGTCGCTATCCAGCGGGGGCGATTGTGGCGGCGTCGGGGTTGGTGAAAAAGAATAAGTATGGGATTACTCTGGATACCCCAGAAATTGAGGTTTTAGACCATTTGGGGGGGAGTATTGATTCTTTAAAAATTGGTCGGGTGATGCCCGTTTATCCGTTGACCGAAGGGGTTCCCGCCGATTGGGTGAGACAGGCGGTGATGGCGGCGTTACCAGCAGTGAATCAACTGCAAGAGCCATTGCCGAAGGGGATGCGCCAGCAGTATGATTTGATGGGAGTTAGTGACGCGATCGCGAATCTCCATTTTCCTACTGATACAGATACCCTCAGCCGTGCCAGACGCCGCTTGGTGTTTGATGAGTTTTTCTATTTACAGTTAGGATTTCTCCAGCGGCGGAAAATGCAGCAGCAAGTTCAATCCAGTGCTATTCTCGCGCCCACGGGGAAACTGATTGATCGATTTTATCAGCTATTACCCTTTGAACTTACCTCTGCCCAAAAACGGGTGGTGAATGATATTCTCAATGATTTACAACAACCCACCCCAATGAATCGCTTAGTCCAAGGGGATGTGGGTTCCGGGAAAACGGTGGTGGCGGTAATTGCGATTTTGGCGGCGATTCAATCTGGGTATCAAGCTGCATTAATGGCACCAACGGAAGTGTTAGCAGAACAGCATTATCGTAAATTAGTCAGTTGGTTTAATTTACTCCATCTGCCCGTGGAATTACTAACGGGTTCTGTGAAGGTAAAGAAGCGCCGGGAAATCCATTCTCAGTTGGAAACTGGGGAATTACCGCTATTAGTGGGAACCCATGCGTTAATTCAGGACCCGGTAAATTTTCAACGCTTAGGATTGGTAGTAATAGATGAACAACATCGATTTGGGGTAGAACAACGGGCGCAGTTGCAACAAAAGGGACAATCGCCCCATGTGTTAACCCTGACAGCGACACCAATTCCGCGAACCTTGGCGTTAACTTTGCATGGGGATTTGGATGTGAGTCAAATTGATGAGTTACCACCAGGGCGCCAAAATATTCACACATCGGTATTAACGGGGAAGGAACGCCAAAACGCTTATGACTTGATGCGGCGAGAAATTGCCCAAGGGCGTCAGGTGTATATAGTCCTACCGTTAATTGAAGAATCAGAGAAATTAGATGTGCGATCGGCAGTAGAGGAACATCAGCGACTCTCTGAAAGTATTTTCCCACAATTTCAGGTGGGATTGTTGCATGGGCGGATGAGTTCAGCAGAAAAAGATGAAGCGCTGAATGCGTTTCGGGATAATCAGACGCAAATTATTGTCTCCACAACAGTAATTGAGGTAGGAGTAGATGTCCCCAATGCGACGGTGATGATGATTGAAAATGCGGAACGGTTTGGTTTGTCGCAGTTACACCAATTACGAGGGCGGGTAGGGCGCGGTTCTCATCAATCCTATTGTTTATTAATGAGTGGGTCAAAAACGGATACCGCGCGTCAGCGTTTGGGGGTGTTGGAACAGTCGCAAGATGGCTTTTTTATCTCGGAAATGGATATGCGGTTTCGGGGTCCAGGGGAAGTTTTGGGGCGGCGTCAGTCGGGGTTAGCGGATTTTGCTTTAGCCAGTTTGGTGGAGGATCAAGAGGTGTTGAATTTGGCAAGAGATGCGGCGGAGAAGATTGTGCTGGAGGATAAGGCGTTGGAGAATTTGCCGTTAGTTAAGGCGGAGTTGGACTATCGGTATTCTAAGTTAATGGGTGGGGCGATTTTAACCTAA
- the tsf gene encoding translation elongation factor Ts, with protein MAEISAKLVKELREKTGAGMMDCKKALKENEGDMNKAIEWLRQKGIASAEKKSGRMAAEGIVGSYIHTGGRVGVLVEVNCETDFVGRREEFQALVKDIAMQVAACPNVEYVSVDDIPAAITQREKEIEMGRDDLAKKPDNIKEKIVQGRIEKRLKELSLMDQPYIRDQSKSVEELVKETVALLGENIQVRRFTRYVLGEGIESESSD; from the coding sequence ATGGCGGAAATATCAGCAAAACTCGTCAAAGAGTTACGGGAAAAAACTGGCGCAGGCATGATGGACTGCAAAAAAGCGCTCAAAGAAAACGAGGGCGATATGAACAAAGCCATCGAATGGCTGCGTCAGAAAGGAATTGCCTCAGCTGAGAAAAAATCCGGTCGGATGGCGGCTGAAGGAATTGTGGGTAGCTATATCCACACTGGGGGACGAGTTGGTGTCTTAGTGGAAGTCAATTGCGAGACGGATTTTGTGGGTCGTCGCGAGGAATTCCAAGCCTTGGTTAAGGATATCGCCATGCAAGTGGCAGCTTGTCCGAATGTCGAGTATGTGTCGGTGGACGATATTCCCGCTGCGATTACCCAACGGGAAAAAGAAATTGAAATGGGACGCGATGACCTAGCGAAGAAACCGGACAATATTAAAGAGAAGATTGTTCAGGGGCGGATTGAGAAACGGTTGAAGGAATTATCATTAATGGATCAACCTTATATCCGAGATCAAAGCAAATCTGTAGAAGAGTTGGTTAAAGAAACCGTTGCGCTGTTAGGAGAAAATATCCAGGTGCGTCGCTTTACCCGCTATGTTTTGGGTGAGGGGATTGAATCGGAATCATCAGACTAA
- the rpsB gene encoding 30S ribosomal protein S2, protein MPVVSLAQMMEAGVHFGHQTRRWNPRMDQYIYTARNGVHIIDLVQTAQLMEEAYSYMRTATEQGKRCLFVGTKRQAAGIIAQEASRCGAYYVNQRWLGGMLTNWETIKGRVERLKELERREESGALDLLPKKEAAVLRRELGKLQKYLGGIKMMRRIPDIVVIIDQRREYNAIKECEKLSIPVVSMLDTNCDPDVVDIPIPANDDAIRSIKLIIGKLADAIYEGRHGELETEDEQEFAQALDEMEDEYSEEDMDSFESDEESEESAEESQNSVEESQNSAEESQNSAEESQNSAEESQNSAEESQDSEE, encoded by the coding sequence ATGCCAGTCGTCTCTTTGGCTCAAATGATGGAAGCCGGGGTTCACTTCGGTCACCAGACCCGCCGCTGGAATCCCCGCATGGATCAGTACATTTATACTGCTCGAAATGGGGTTCATATCATTGACTTGGTGCAAACAGCCCAGTTGATGGAAGAAGCCTACAGCTACATGCGAACCGCTACCGAACAAGGAAAACGCTGTCTGTTTGTCGGTACCAAGCGCCAAGCCGCCGGAATTATTGCTCAAGAAGCCAGTCGTTGTGGTGCGTACTACGTCAACCAACGCTGGTTGGGGGGAATGTTAACCAACTGGGAAACCATCAAAGGGCGGGTTGAACGACTCAAAGAACTGGAACGCCGGGAAGAAAGTGGTGCCCTTGACCTCTTGCCGAAAAAAGAAGCCGCCGTACTGCGCCGGGAACTGGGCAAGCTGCAAAAATATCTCGGTGGCATCAAAATGATGCGGCGCATCCCCGACATTGTGGTAATTATTGACCAGCGCCGGGAATATAATGCCATCAAAGAATGTGAAAAACTCAGCATTCCCGTCGTCTCGATGCTGGATACCAATTGTGACCCGGATGTGGTGGATATTCCGATTCCCGCCAATGACGATGCGATTCGGTCAATTAAACTAATCATTGGTAAATTAGCCGATGCCATCTATGAAGGGCGTCACGGGGAACTGGAAACAGAGGACGAGCAAGAGTTTGCCCAAGCCCTAGACGAGATGGAAGACGAGTATAGCGAGGAAGATATGGACTCCTTTGAGTCAGACGAAGAAAGCGAGGAGAGTGCCGAGGAAAGCCAGAACAGCGTCGAGGAAAGCCAGAACAGCGCCGAGGAAAGCCAGAACAGCGCCGAGGAAAGCCAGAACAGCGCCGAGGAAAGCCAGAACAGCGCCGAGGAAAGCCAGGACAGTGAAGAATAA
- a CDS encoding aminotransferase class V-fold PLP-dependent enzyme — MGKSRDLTLDWQRARQDTPGCETVLHFNNAGAALMPQSVLDAVVGHLQLEAQMGGYEAAAQQVEAVERVYDAVATLLGCQRQEVALIENATRAWDMGFYSIPLKKGDRILTGVSEYGSNFIAFLQVARKTGATIEVIPNDEFGQISIPKLRQAIDQRVKLIAITHVATNGGLVNPAVDVGNVAKDAGILYLLDACQSVGQMPIDVNEIGCDMLSATGRKYLRGPRGTGFLYVREEVIEQLEPPFLDMQAAEWLSRDTFKIRADARRFENWETNYAGKIGLGVAVDYALNWGLAAIEHRIRHLANRLRDQLSDIDGVKVQDLGQKKCGIVSFTVAGKEPSEIKQLLSEKKINLSVSAAQGTRLDMDARGLASVLRASVHYYNTEAEVERFSTTLASLV; from the coding sequence ATGGGGAAGAGTCGGGATTTGACATTAGATTGGCAACGCGCCCGTCAAGACACACCGGGCTGTGAAACGGTTTTACATTTTAATAATGCAGGTGCAGCATTAATGCCGCAGTCGGTTTTAGATGCCGTTGTCGGGCATTTACAATTAGAAGCCCAAATGGGTGGCTATGAAGCGGCGGCACAGCAAGTTGAGGCAGTGGAACGGGTCTATGATGCCGTGGCGACACTGTTAGGCTGTCAGCGCCAGGAAGTTGCCCTGATTGAAAATGCCACCAGAGCTTGGGATATGGGGTTTTATAGCATACCTCTGAAAAAAGGCGATCGCATCCTTACCGGGGTATCGGAATATGGTAGTAATTTCATTGCCTTTCTGCAAGTTGCGAGGAAAACAGGGGCAACCATTGAGGTGATTCCCAATGATGAATTTGGGCAAATTTCTATTCCTAAATTACGCCAAGCAATTGATCAGCGGGTAAAGTTAATTGCGATTACCCATGTTGCTACAAATGGGGGATTAGTTAACCCAGCCGTGGACGTGGGAAACGTGGCAAAAGACGCTGGTATTTTATATTTACTCGACGCCTGTCAATCCGTGGGACAAATGCCCATTGATGTCAATGAAATTGGCTGCGATATGCTCTCCGCGACGGGACGTAAATATTTACGCGGACCCAGAGGGACGGGATTTTTGTATGTTAGAGAAGAGGTGATTGAGCAATTAGAACCGCCCTTTTTGGATATGCAGGCTGCTGAATGGCTGAGTCGGGATACATTTAAAATTCGTGCCGATGCCCGTCGGTTTGAAAATTGGGAAACCAACTATGCTGGAAAAATTGGGTTAGGTGTGGCGGTTGATTATGCCTTAAATTGGGGACTAGCAGCGATTGAGCATCGGATTCGTCATTTGGCGAACAGATTGCGTGACCAACTGAGTGATATTGATGGGGTGAAGGTTCAGGATTTAGGACAGAAAAAATGCGGGATTGTTAGTTTTACGGTTGCGGGAAAAGAACCGAGTGAAATTAAGCAGTTACTGAGTGAAAAAAAGATTAATCTATCGGTTTCTGCCGCCCAAGGCACGCGATTAGATATGGACGCACGCGGGTTGGCGTCTGTGTTAAGGGCTTCTGTTCATTATTACAACACCGAAGCCGAAGTTGAGCGATTTAGTACAACATTGGCATCTTTGGTTTGA
- a CDS encoding sensor histidine kinase, giving the protein MSNPKNPGYVLIVDDQPNNLRLLSTTLTEAGYRVRNAISAKMALMGIEKALPQLILLDIMMPQMDGYELCQHLKSDERTQHIPIIFLSALDNEWDKVKAFEVGGTDYITKPFQVKEVLSRVNNQLMVVRQQQQIVEQNRQLQYQNQQLQQLNAELIRSNQDLEEFARIASHDLRSPLQTMKAFGQLFCQKYQSLLDDKAAHYMKRILEAGDRMEQLIQDLLNYSRVETQGEEFEPTDCNQVVESVLANLDSVIQGQGAVITCEHLPIVMADGIQLVQLFQNLISNALKFCSPEVAPEIKIAAELRQKTSSLSDEFAMVLPSTSEPTAVNEWVFRVEDNGIGVEAAYFERIFKVFQRLHTNEEYPGTGIGLSICQKIVEHHGGQIWVESSPGVGTTFYFTIPALLTPEAGKQGE; this is encoded by the coding sequence ATGAGTAACCCAAAGAATCCCGGCTATGTTTTAATTGTTGATGATCAGCCTAACAACCTGCGTTTATTATCGACAACTCTAACCGAGGCAGGATATCGGGTAAGGAATGCCATTAGTGCGAAGATGGCATTAATGGGGATCGAAAAGGCTTTACCGCAGCTCATTTTGCTGGATATTATGATGCCTCAAATGGATGGGTATGAACTGTGTCAGCACTTAAAATCCGATGAACGCACCCAGCACATTCCCATCATTTTTTTGAGCGCATTGGATAATGAATGGGATAAAGTAAAAGCCTTTGAGGTAGGAGGAACCGACTATATTACTAAGCCCTTTCAGGTAAAAGAAGTGTTATCGCGGGTGAATAATCAACTGATGGTTGTTCGCCAGCAACAGCAAATTGTCGAGCAAAATCGGCAATTGCAGTACCAAAATCAACAACTTCAGCAGCTTAACGCAGAGCTAATCCGCTCGAATCAAGACTTGGAAGAATTTGCCCGCATCGCCTCTCATGATTTGCGATCGCCCCTGCAAACGATGAAAGCGTTTGGTCAGCTTTTTTGCCAAAAATACCAGAGTTTGTTGGATGATAAAGCCGCTCACTACATGAAGCGAATTTTAGAAGCAGGCGATCGCATGGAACAGCTCATTCAAGATTTGCTGAATTATTCACGAGTCGAGACTCAGGGAGAAGAATTTGAACCCACCGATTGTAATCAGGTGGTTGAGTCTGTTTTGGCGAATTTAGACAGTGTAATTCAAGGGCAGGGTGCTGTGATTACCTGCGAACATTTACCCATCGTCATGGCAGATGGCATCCAACTGGTACAACTGTTTCAAAACTTAATCAGTAATGCCCTCAAATTTTGCTCCCCGGAGGTTGCACCGGAGATTAAAATTGCGGCAGAATTGCGCCAAAAAACGTCTTCATTGAGTGATGAATTCGCTATGGTATTGCCGAGTACGTCAGAACCCACTGCGGTGAATGAATGGGTGTTTCGGGTTGAGGATAATGGGATTGGTGTGGAAGCGGCGTATTTTGAACGAATTTTTAAGGTATTTCAACGTCTACACACCAATGAAGAATATCCAGGTACGGGAATTGGTTTATCGATTTGTCAGAAAATTGTGGAACATCACGGCGGACAAATTTGGGTTGAATCATCTCCGGGAGTTGGAACAACCTTTTATTTCACGATTCCAGCGTTATTAACTCCGGAGGCGGGGAAACAGGGGGAGTAG